In Procambarus clarkii isolate CNS0578487 chromosome 58, FALCON_Pclarkii_2.0, whole genome shotgun sequence, one genomic interval encodes:
- the LOC138353570 gene encoding uncharacterized protein, with protein MRNVYITHTINSTPALPAPAPPATPSASLSAPLLHHQPHHQLHHQPHHQPHHQLHHQPHSCTTSPTSPTISFTISPTPAPPATPSTSPPATPPATPSAPPSAPLLHHQPHHQLHHQPHSCTTSHTINFTTSHTTSHTISSTISPTPAPPATPSASLYPLSLSAPSL; from the coding sequence ATGAGAaatgtatatattacacacaccatTAACTCCACTCCTGCACtaccagctcctgcaccaccagccacaccatcagCTTCACTATCAgctccactcctgcaccaccagccacaccatcaacttcaccaccagccacaccaccagccacaccatcagCTCCACCATCAGCCccactcctgcaccaccagccccaccagccCCACCATCAGCTTCACCATCAGCCccactcctgcaccaccagccacaccatcaacttcaccaccagccacaccaccagccacaccatcagCTCCACCATCAGCCccactcctgcaccaccagccccaccatcaGCTTCACCATCAGCCccactcctgcaccaccagccacaccatcaacttcaccaccagccacaccactagccacaccatCAGCTCCACCATCAGCCccactcctgcaccaccagccacaccatcagCTTCACTATACCCTTTATCATTATCAGCCCCAAGTTTATAA